A single genomic interval of Daucus carota subsp. sativus chromosome 1, DH1 v3.0, whole genome shotgun sequence harbors:
- the LOC108193338 gene encoding transmembrane 9 superfamily member 4-like, giving the protein MLAVLVGDRIYPYNRGAALFTALVVSYALTSGVAGYTAASFYCQLEGTNWVAEIVVGNGNSKSEREIDGMIKEMHKNS; this is encoded by the exons ATGCTAGCAGTACTGGTCGGCGATAGAATCTATCCATACAACAGGGGAGCTGCTCTGTTTACTGCATTGGTTGTCAGTTATGCACTTACATCTGGGGTTGCCGGCTATACTGCGGCCTCATTCTATTGCCAGCTGGAAGGGACAAACTGG GTAGCCGAGATTGTAGTAGGAAATGGGAATTCAAAGTCAGAGAGAGAAATAGACGGGATGATTAAAGAGATGCATAAAAACAGTTAA
- the LOC108211388 gene encoding uncharacterized protein LOC108211388 produces the protein MSRPMDEDVPAKTEEEDFNTGPLSVLMMSVKNNTQVLINCRNNKKLLGRVRAFDRHCNMVLENVREMWTELPKAGKGKKKSLPINKERFISKMFLRGDSVIIVLRNPK, from the exons ATGAG TCGGCCAATGGATGAAGACGTTCCT GCAAAGACTGAGGAGGAGGACTTCAACACGGGGCCACTATCCGTGCTCATGATGAGTGTCAAAAATAACACACAG GTCCTTATTAACTGCCGTAACAATAAAAAGCTTCTGGGCCGTGTGAGAGCTTTTGATCGGCACTGCAACATGGTGCTGGAAAATGTTAGGGAGATGTGGACAGAG CTTCCAAAGGCTGGTAAAGGCAAGAAGAAATCTCTTCCAATCAACAAAGAGAGGTTTATTAGCAAGATGTTCCTGCGAGGAGATTCAGTGATCATTGTCCTCAGGAACCCCAAGTGA
- the LOC108205490 gene encoding uncharacterized protein LOC108205490, whose amino-acid sequence MASSNGFKLLRLLSRQSLRPTFLHDSSPISTGQPFLAFRKFSTSILTPESSEGTFPSDLLSRGQVLTPERKIGLYQDLVIPVTNFNNEDKGYMVLAGDVFDVPIRKDIIHRVVRWQLAKRQQGTHSTKTISEVSGTGRKPWPQKGTGQARHGSRRGPQWRHGATMHGPKPRSHEIKLNKKVRRLGLKIALTARAAEGKLAIFDDLDVPTHKTKNIVNYLKHMENTKKLLLVDGGLINEKLKLSTQNLHYVNVLPSIGLNVYSILLHDTLVMSRDAVNTIVERMHTPINR is encoded by the exons ATGGCTTCTTCAAATGGCTTCAAGCTTCTCCGATTGCTCTCTCGTCAGTCTCTCCGTCCCACATTCCTCCATGATTCTTCTCCAATCTCC ACTGGACAACCTTTCCTTGCTTTTCggaaattttcaacttcaatattAACTCCAGAATCAAGTGAAGGAACATTTCCCTCTGATTTGTTATCCAGGGGGCAAGTTTTAACTCCAGAACGTAAGATAG GACTCTATCAGGATTTGGTAATTCCCGTTACCAATTTTAATAATGAAGATAAGGGCTATATGGTTTTGGCTGGCGATGTTTTTGATGTTCCTATTAGAAAGGATATTATTCACCGGGTTGTAAGATGGCAGCTTGCAAAACGACAACAG GGAACTCATTCCACAAAAACCATCAGTGAGGTCAGTGGGACTGGGAGAAAACCATGGCCACAGAAGGGCACAGGTCAAGCAAGGCATGGTTCAAGACGTGGACCTCAG TGGAGACATGGTGCTACCATGCATGGTCCAAAGCCACGAAGTCATGAGATTAAGCTAAACAAGAAAGTTCGTCGACTAGGACTTAAGATAGCATTAACAGCTCGTGCAGCAGAAGGAAAG CTAGCAATATTTGATGATCTGGATGTTCCTACACATAAGACTAAGAACATCGTAAACTATCTGAAGCATATGGAAAACACTAAGAAGCTTCTTTTGGTGGATGGAGGTCTCATCAATGAAAAATTAAAGCTGTCAACTCAAAACCTGCATTATGTCAACGTTCTGCCTTCAATC GGTTTGAATGTCTATAGCATATTGTTGCATGACACTCTAGTTATGTCACGTGATGCTGTCAATACAATAGTCGAGAGGATGCATACACCAATTAATCGGTAA